Genomic segment of Streptomyces sp. NA02950:
ATCCATTGCGCCTGGTCTGAGCCAAGACAATTGTGCCCACAGTCCGCCGCTATGCACGACACGCGATGGCGGACGATGGTTGTGCTCAATGATCAGCGACCGAGTCGTCCGCGCACCATACCGACCATGGCCGTCAGCTCTTCGATCCGCATCCGTTTCGCAGCAATGTAGAAGACCGCGATAAGAACGAGACCGCCGCCCGCCAAGGACGCTAGGGAGCCCGCCAGGCCGGAGCCGAGGGACTGGGTGATGGTGTAGGACGCCCCACCGCCGAGAAGGGCGGCGGGGACGCTGGCGCCCACGAGACGGGTGTAGGTGCGTACGACATGGCGCCCGTCCAGATCGCCGCCCAGACGGACGCGCAGACGCTTCCACGCCACGCCTACGCCGATCGTGTAGGCCAGCCCGTAGGAGGCGGCCATACCGACGACGGCCCAGCGGGCGGGCAGTGCCACGAAGCACAGGGCGGAGGCGGCGGCGTTCACGGCGGCGATGATCACCGTGTTGTAGAAGGGGGTGCGGGTGTCCTCGTAGGCGTAGAAGCCGCGGAGGACCACGTACTGCACCGAGAAGGGGATCAGGCCGAGGCCGAAGGCCATCAGCATGTAGCCCATGGACTGGGCGGCCTCGGTGCCGGAGGCGCCGAACAGCAGGGTGCACATGGGGATGCCGAGCGCGACGAACGCGAAGGCGATGGGCACGATGGCGACGGCGGAGGTACGCAGGCCCTGCGAGATGTCGTCGCGGACCGCCCCCGCGTCCCCGTCGGCGGCCGCCCGGGAGATCCGCGGCAGGAGGGCGGCCATCACCGAGACGGTGATGATCGCCTGGGGCATGCCCCAGATGAGCTGCGCGCTGGAGTAACCGAGGTAGCCGGTGCCGGGGAAGCCCTGGTTGTCGGCCTTGGAACCGGCCCAGGTGGCCAGCTGGGTCACCACGACGACACCCACCTGGTTGGCGAGGACGAACATGACGGTCCACTTGGCCAGCCGGGCCGCCTTGCCGAGGCCATGGCCGCGCCAGTCGAAGCGCGGACGGAACCTGAAGCCCGAGGCGCGAAGGTACGGGAACATCGCGAGCGCCTGGACGACCAGGCCGAGCAGGGTCCCGACGCCGAGCAGCTGGATGCCCTCCGGCGTGATGGTCCTGACCTCCATCTTCGAGCTGCTGGCCGTGCCGAAGACGTAGATGAACAGGCCGAAGGTGAAGATTATGACGATGTTGTTCAGGACCGGGGTCCACATCATCGCCCCGAAGCGGCCGCGGGCGTTGAGGATCTGCCCGACGACCACATGGACACCCATGAAGAAGATCGTGGGCAGGCAGTAGCGGGCGAAGGTGACCGCTACCTCGTTGGCCGGGGGGTTGCCCGCGATGTCGGCCGACATCATCCGCACCAGCAGCGGGGCCGCGAAGACGGCCACCGTGACCAGGAAGCCGAGGACCACCATCACCAGGGTGAGCAGGCGGTTGGCGTAGGCGACGCCGCCGTCCTCGTCCTCCTTCATGGCACGGACGAGCTGCGGGACGAACACCGAGTTCAGACCGCCGCCGATGGTGAGGATGTAGATCATCGTCGGCAGGGTGTAGGCGACGGCGTAGGTGTCACCGAGGGTGGCCGCGCCGAGCGCAGCGATGATCACCATCTGCCGGACGAAGCCGGTCAGCCGGGAGACCAGCGTTCCGGCGGCCATCAGCGCGCTGGACTGGAGCAGGCTCGCCGCCCGGCCGCCGGAGCGCTTGGGAGCGGGCTCGTCGGTGGCGG
This window contains:
- the murJ gene encoding murein biosynthesis integral membrane protein MurJ; the protein is MNAPYDGDGQGPPPPQPSPHTPQDPYGPEPHQQDPYLGDAQAPAADPRQAYGQTHYTQDPYLQDPYVTGTYTPYPYTSQNAYGQDPLTDPLYDRAAPATPPQGGHPQQSYPQQAAAPRGHDPRAWPPAGGQGHAQQQYADPAAQGYPGADAGGGYRPGEPPQRDAFAHLYRDQQPYEPRPSQGHPQSPQDYPPAPSQGQAPVPGPARPEPPAEPPSAAAPTMAAPVITAPATDEPAPKRSGGRAASLLQSSALMAAGTLVSRLTGFVRQMVIIAALGAATLGDTYAVAYTLPTMIYILTIGGGLNSVFVPQLVRAMKEDEDGGVAYANRLLTLVMVVLGFLVTVAVFAAPLLVRMMSADIAGNPPANEVAVTFARYCLPTIFFMGVHVVVGQILNARGRFGAMMWTPVLNNIVIIFTFGLFIYVFGTASSSKMEVRTITPEGIQLLGVGTLLGLVVQALAMFPYLRASGFRFRPRFDWRGHGLGKAARLAKWTVMFVLANQVGVVVVTQLATWAGSKADNQGFPGTGYLGYSSAQLIWGMPQAIITVSVMAALLPRISRAAADGDAGAVRDDISQGLRTSAVAIVPIAFAFVALGIPMCTLLFGASGTEAAQSMGYMLMAFGLGLIPFSVQYVVLRGFYAYEDTRTPFYNTVIIAAVNAAASALCFVALPARWAVVGMAASYGLAYTIGVGVAWKRLRVRLGGDLDGRHVVRTYTRLVGASVPAALLGGGASYTITQSLGSGLAGSLASLAGGGLVLIAVFYIAAKRMRIEELTAMVGMVRGRLGR